From a region of the Paenibacillus sp. R14(2021) genome:
- a CDS encoding sensor histidine kinase: MRSLRAVILQRIAIVAVVSFLLSAGFTYYYYRTILVDQMIHDDQSKLSQTSRQLQYMSDDISQFASSLIISDRLQTFFKTYHKADTFDKFALLQDTFNYLNENKGLRKEVSSYAIVMPSGETFWSEARYDSYFADRMEEPWYLNFVSSSQGNGFTEPHQMFFNALTESKTISYIVKVKDISKIGSEIGVLILNLDYSNFESVLGFGGADFDGLLWLNGSNHLLYGKQPPPETLDHVSLADAAAEPGQGSYRPLKGGYMLIDRLAENGWKLVTFTSGHSMVERAKVVIYLLGVFSLTSTILILLLIMSAILRITGPIMQLYHAMNAASIGNLQASVTIRSGDELEKLGQGFNRMIEQLRVYLEESIQHEKEKKNMELELLLSQLNPHFVYNTLNAVIYMAQKQGNDDIVKMVGSFIRILQDAVKMGGAQSMVPLQDDMAMLRDYLAIQSYRYADMFTAVWDIDEQAKACLIPRNLVQPFVENAIFHGICPKDAPGTIRLTASACEDKLVITVADDGVGMDAEQLAAVWEPRESRRSPGLRHIGLPNTKRRLEHLFGDQARLIITSSLEEGTAVRIEMPAILAQPAKTTAARAV, encoded by the coding sequence ATGAGAAGTCTTCGAGCCGTTATTTTACAGCGAATCGCGATTGTCGCCGTCGTCAGCTTCCTGCTATCCGCCGGTTTCACCTATTATTATTACCGCACCATTCTGGTCGACCAGATGATTCATGACGATCAGTCGAAGCTCAGCCAGACTTCCCGGCAGCTTCAATACATGTCCGATGATATTTCGCAGTTCGCGTCCTCGCTCATTATCTCGGATCGGCTGCAAACCTTTTTTAAAACCTACCACAAGGCCGATACGTTCGATAAATTTGCGTTGCTTCAGGATACGTTTAATTATTTGAACGAAAATAAAGGGCTTCGCAAGGAGGTTTCCAGCTATGCAATCGTCATGCCAAGCGGCGAGACATTCTGGAGCGAAGCGCGGTACGACAGTTATTTTGCCGACCGGATGGAGGAGCCCTGGTACTTGAACTTCGTTTCCTCCAGCCAAGGAAACGGATTTACGGAACCGCACCAGATGTTTTTCAACGCGCTCACCGAGAGCAAAACGATCAGCTACATCGTCAAGGTGAAGGATATTTCCAAAATCGGAAGCGAAATCGGTGTGCTTATTCTTAATCTCGACTACAGCAATTTTGAGTCGGTGCTTGGGTTTGGCGGCGCTGATTTCGACGGCCTGCTGTGGCTGAATGGCTCCAATCATCTTCTCTACGGGAAGCAGCCTCCCCCGGAGACACTTGATCACGTCAGCCTCGCGGACGCAGCCGCAGAACCGGGTCAAGGCAGCTACCGTCCGCTTAAAGGGGGCTATATGCTGATCGATCGTTTAGCGGAGAACGGCTGGAAATTGGTTACATTTACTTCCGGCCATTCCATGGTCGAGCGCGCAAAGGTCGTGATTTATTTGCTCGGCGTGTTCTCCCTGACCAGCACGATCTTGATTCTGCTGCTCATCATGTCCGCCATACTCCGCATCACAGGGCCGATCATGCAGCTGTATCATGCCATGAACGCCGCATCCATCGGCAATTTGCAGGCATCGGTCACGATCCGCTCGGGCGATGAGCTGGAGAAGCTCGGTCAAGGCTTCAACCGCATGATCGAGCAGCTGCGCGTCTATCTGGAAGAATCCATTCAGCACGAGAAGGAGAAGAAGAACATGGAGCTCGAGCTGCTCCTCTCGCAGCTGAATCCGCATTTCGTCTACAACACGCTGAATGCCGTGATCTATATGGCGCAGAAGCAGGGAAATGACGATATCGTCAAAATGGTCGGCTCCTTTATCCGCATTCTGCAGGATGCCGTCAAAATGGGCGGCGCGCAATCCATGGTTCCGCTTCAGGATGACATGGCGATGCTGCGGGACTACCTGGCCATACAATCCTATCGCTACGCGGACATGTTCACCGCAGTGTGGGATATCGACGAGCAAGCGAAGGCCTGCTTAATCCCTCGCAATTTGGTTCAGCCGTTCGTCGAGAATGCGATTTTCCATGGCATATGTCCGAAGGATGCGCCGGGAACCATCCGCTTGACGGCTTCCGCCTGCGAAGACAAGCTCGTGATCACCGTTGCAGATGACGGCGTCGGCATGGACGCGGAACAGCTTGCGGCCGTATGGGAGCCCCGCGAAAGCCGAAGAAGCCCCGGCCTCAGGCACATCGGATTGCCTAATACGAAGCGGAGGCTGGAGCACCTGTTCGGCGACCAGGCTCGGCTGATTATTACGAGCAGCCTTGAAGAAGGCACAGCGGTCCGTATCGAGATGCCTGCCATTCTCGCTCAGCCTGCGAAGACGACTGCAGCGAGGGCCGTTTGA
- a CDS encoding SDR family NAD(P)-dependent oxidoreductase: MTSYSLNLSGKTAIVTGGSRGIGRAIAEGLAQSGADIAITARTESEVRQAAEEIAQATGRQTLGLVCDVTNRSSIEAAVERIAEHFGKIDILINNAGTTVRHSVFELTEEEWDFVVDTNFKSVFLMSQAVGRHMVNRGHGRIVNIASLAADLTLSYSTPYGPAKAAVVHLTRQLANEWAQNGITVNAISPGFVRTDFNSAALDNPEFKAKIENMNPMHRVGQLAEIVAPVIFFCTDQASYVTGQNLAVDGGSTHYGM, encoded by the coding sequence ATGACATCGTACAGCTTAAATCTATCAGGCAAGACCGCAATCGTAACCGGCGGCAGCCGCGGCATCGGACGCGCCATCGCCGAGGGGCTGGCGCAATCTGGCGCAGACATCGCCATTACCGCCCGTACCGAGAGTGAAGTGCGGCAGGCAGCCGAAGAAATTGCCCAAGCAACAGGTCGGCAAACGCTTGGACTCGTCTGCGACGTAACGAATAGATCGTCCATCGAGGCTGCCGTGGAGCGTATTGCGGAGCATTTTGGCAAGATTGATATTCTGATCAACAACGCAGGCACGACGGTACGCCATTCCGTCTTTGAGCTGACGGAGGAGGAGTGGGATTTCGTAGTCGACACCAATTTCAAGTCCGTCTTCCTAATGTCCCAAGCCGTTGGCAGACATATGGTGAACCGCGGGCATGGACGCATCGTGAACATCGCTTCGCTTGCCGCCGATCTGACGCTTTCGTATTCCACGCCCTACGGCCCTGCCAAAGCAGCCGTCGTCCACCTCACGAGGCAGCTTGCGAATGAATGGGCGCAGAACGGCATTACGGTCAATGCCATCAGCCCGGGATTTGTCCGCACGGACTTCAACTCGGCGGCGCTTGACAACCCTGAATTTAAAGCAAAGATCGAAAACATGAACCCCATGCACCGAGTCGGTCAATTAGCCGAAATCGTCGCGCCTGTCATCTTCTTCTGCACCGATCAGGCCAGCTACGTCACCGGTCAGAATTTGGCTGTCGACGGCGGTTCCACGCACTACGGCATGTGA
- a CDS encoding LysR family transcriptional regulator, producing the protein MNRSLLQLIVKIADTRSFTKSGQELNMTQPAVSRAVTTLEAELGVSLLIRDRRSGIQLTEVGERVIRIFREILLHYEKVDQEVSREKGLETGKVRIGAFPIASSYFIPRIIGQIAKFYPNIEFVIQEGTIAEIRGWMESRQIDAGFIIATDEQPVNAATYPVYQEKMFAVMRDDNPLTDREAITSNDLSRQPMIICRAGYEPPVMEWFQQGGVKPIEKFIIHNYATALNLVREGMAAAIMSELSLINMPERIVKRPLNPLGSREIQLAVPYPEDCSNAVRLFVETALTLFPNA; encoded by the coding sequence ATGAATAGATCATTGCTGCAGTTGATCGTGAAAATCGCCGATACGCGCAGTTTCACGAAATCGGGGCAGGAGCTTAATATGACGCAGCCTGCCGTCAGCCGCGCCGTAACTACGCTGGAAGCCGAACTGGGGGTAAGCCTTCTCATTCGAGATCGGCGCAGCGGCATCCAATTGACTGAGGTCGGGGAGCGTGTCATACGTATTTTTCGTGAAATCTTATTGCATTATGAGAAGGTGGATCAGGAAGTTTCAAGGGAGAAAGGGCTAGAGACGGGGAAGGTTCGCATCGGCGCGTTTCCCATTGCGTCTTCCTATTTCATTCCTCGAATTATCGGGCAGATCGCTAAGTTCTATCCCAATATCGAGTTTGTTATTCAGGAAGGCACGATTGCGGAGATCAGGGGATGGATGGAGAGCCGTCAAATCGATGCGGGTTTTATTATCGCTACAGACGAACAACCGGTAAATGCCGCGACATATCCCGTATATCAAGAGAAGATGTTCGCCGTGATGAGGGACGACAATCCGTTGACCGACCGGGAGGCCATCACGTCGAACGATCTGAGTCGTCAGCCGATGATCATTTGCCGAGCCGGCTACGAGCCGCCCGTGATGGAATGGTTCCAGCAGGGCGGCGTGAAGCCGATTGAGAAATTCATCATCCATAATTACGCCACGGCGCTTAACCTCGTACGAGAAGGCATGGCAGCCGCCATCATGTCGGAGCTGTCGCTCATCAACATGCCGGAACGTATCGTGAAGCGTCCGCTCAATCCGCTTGGCAGCAGAGAGATTCAACTTGCCGTTCCTTACCCGGAGGATTGCTCGAACGCGGTCCGATTATTCGTTGAAACTGCGCTTACGCTGTTTCCGAACGCTTAG
- a CDS encoding DMT family transporter — MKYRAWAFLILCNLFWAGNMIFGKYSASDFPAVWIALLRWAIAVVILVPMAHFIEKPAWLRVWKDNWKIILLLSVTGVVIYNILTYSALRYTSSTNGALINTLTPAMIMLFSLIFMKVKLSGMKIAGMVVSFLGVLTVLTKGNLLQVFHTAYNKGDALMIVVILFWTVYSLLSKKAKHIPSITMIAMTAIVGVILMIPLLFTQPLDVSRITPLGITGIIYLGLFPSVGSFIFWNQGMKMLGPNTAGMTMNLIPIFTAIIAVFLGQQLVASQFIGGLLVIGGMILTAGLFKWRPRARHVSAVPSSSKS, encoded by the coding sequence ATGAAATATAGAGCCTGGGCATTTCTTATTCTTTGCAACTTATTTTGGGCAGGCAACATGATATTCGGCAAATACAGCGCAAGCGACTTTCCGGCGGTCTGGATCGCGTTACTTCGATGGGCAATCGCGGTCGTTATCCTCGTCCCGATGGCGCATTTCATCGAGAAGCCCGCATGGCTGCGCGTATGGAAAGATAACTGGAAGATCATTCTGTTGTTGTCCGTCACCGGCGTCGTCATTTACAACATTTTGACTTATTCCGCGCTTCGTTATACATCATCGACGAACGGGGCGCTGATCAATACGCTGACGCCTGCGATGATCATGCTCTTCTCGCTAATCTTCATGAAGGTCAAGTTGTCCGGCATGAAGATTGCCGGCATGGTCGTTTCGTTCCTCGGCGTATTGACGGTGCTGACCAAGGGCAATCTGCTGCAAGTTTTTCATACGGCCTACAACAAGGGCGACGCCCTCATGATAGTCGTCATCCTGTTCTGGACGGTATATTCGCTGCTCAGCAAGAAAGCGAAGCATATCCCCTCCATTACGATGATTGCGATGACGGCGATTGTCGGCGTTATCCTGATGATTCCTCTTCTGTTCACGCAGCCGCTTGACGTGTCACGCATCACGCCGCTTGGGATTACAGGCATTATCTATCTTGGCCTATTTCCTTCCGTCGGTTCATTCATCTTCTGGAATCAGGGCATGAAGATGCTTGGGCCGAATACGGCTGGCATGACGATGAACCTGATTCCGATCTTCACCGCCATCATCGCCGTATTCCTCGGGCAGCAGCTTGTCGCTTCGCAGTTCATCGGCGGTCTGCTCGTCATCGGCGGCATGATCTTAACCGCGGGGCTGTTCAAATGGCGTCCGCGTGCTCGTCATGTCAGTGCTGTCCCTAGCAGCAGTAAATCCTAG
- a CDS encoding histidine kinase N-terminal 7TM domain-containing protein translates to MGPFVTMYISLIATSGVFTVFLCLYAYFKRSQLSGAKTFVVYTASQSVYIFSAALQLTSSSTEVMMRWTIVEYIGLSTAPALGLMIVIQYIGKTMTRRSIALLFTIPALTFIIVATNDWHHLFYKSMQFQTGGTVPLTNIVVGPWYVIHGAFTFGTMLATLVLLLRRWPQTKKAFRLQLLTLIVGQFLPIVGAFVYLMGLTPHGTDPVPILLCVTSAMYIWAIVTTRMLTIVPIAKDSIFESMREGVIVLDHAERLIDFNGAAAKMFPGLAVGLLGKPLDEAWMKLTGMSFPAGRLQDGSHEELKQLTADGTSCYYQVRSSDVMGRSGEKVGSMLMLIDVTEPRMLQDQLKQLAYFDGLTQLLNRTAFLYRSKKLLDKARTNGQPASIVLFDIDFFKRINDKHGHDNGDLAIRHVVGIVRDQLGTDVLFGRYGGEEFVFMLPGIRIEEAEVRANHIRAMLVEKPLNGSFGTLVITASFGVAQLQRQEDTLESLLHDADMALYEAKRGGRNRVRGYQLQHQ, encoded by the coding sequence ATGGGTCCGTTTGTTACGATGTATATCTCGCTTATAGCCACATCGGGCGTTTTTACCGTTTTTCTGTGCTTGTATGCGTACTTCAAGCGCTCCCAGCTGTCGGGTGCAAAAACCTTCGTCGTCTATACGGCGTCGCAATCGGTCTACATTTTCTCAGCAGCGCTTCAACTGACCAGCAGCAGCACCGAGGTTATGATGCGATGGACGATTGTGGAATATATCGGCCTTTCTACGGCGCCGGCGCTTGGTCTCATGATCGTCATACAGTACATCGGCAAGACCATGACCCGCAGATCGATCGCGCTGCTCTTCACTATTCCGGCGCTAACCTTCATCATCGTAGCAACCAACGATTGGCATCATTTGTTTTATAAATCCATGCAGTTTCAAACGGGCGGAACTGTTCCACTCACGAATATCGTGGTTGGACCGTGGTATGTCATCCACGGTGCCTTCACGTTCGGCACCATGCTCGCAACGCTGGTGCTGCTGCTTCGGCGATGGCCGCAAACGAAGAAAGCTTTTCGGCTGCAGCTGCTCACGCTCATCGTGGGGCAATTTCTGCCAATTGTCGGCGCTTTCGTCTATTTGATGGGCTTGACGCCCCATGGGACGGATCCCGTGCCCATATTGCTGTGCGTGACATCGGCGATGTACATTTGGGCGATTGTGACAACTAGAATGCTGACGATTGTGCCGATTGCAAAGGACAGCATCTTCGAAAGCATGCGGGAAGGCGTAATCGTGCTGGATCACGCCGAACGCCTGATTGATTTCAATGGAGCGGCGGCTAAGATGTTTCCGGGGCTTGCCGTGGGATTGCTCGGCAAGCCCTTGGATGAAGCGTGGATGAAATTAACGGGGATGTCATTCCCGGCTGGCCGGCTGCAGGATGGCTCTCACGAGGAATTGAAGCAGCTGACGGCAGACGGCACATCATGCTACTATCAAGTGCGCTCCTCGGACGTCATGGGCCGGAGCGGCGAGAAGGTCGGCAGCATGCTGATGCTGATTGATGTGACGGAGCCTCGGATGCTCCAGGACCAGCTCAAACAGCTGGCTTACTTCGACGGACTGACACAATTGTTAAACCGAACGGCATTTCTCTACCGCAGCAAGAAGCTGCTGGATAAGGCGCGCACGAACGGCCAGCCAGCCTCAATCGTGCTCTTCGACATCGATTTCTTTAAGCGGATCAACGATAAGCATGGGCATGACAACGGCGACCTTGCCATCCGGCATGTCGTGGGGATCGTACGCGACCAGCTGGGGACGGACGTTCTCTTCGGACGGTACGGCGGCGAGGAGTTCGTGTTCATGCTGCCGGGAATTCGCATCGAGGAAGCGGAAGTCCGCGCGAACCATATTCGCGCCATGCTGGTCGAGAAGCCGCTGAACGGCAGCTTTGGAACGCTTGTCATTACGGCGAGCTTCGGCGTGGCCCAGCTGCAGCGGCAGGAGGATACGTTGGAATCGCTGCTGCATGATGCGGATATGGCTCTGTATGAGGCCAAGCGCGGCGGCCGCAACCGAGTCCGCGGCTATCAGCTCCAGCATCAGTAA
- a CDS encoding sugar ABC transporter permease, whose product MNFYKEARSLIKVNIREYGMYIALFVIMLTFSILTDGLFMSSRNISNLLDATGYIAVLAVGMTLVIVIRHIDLSVGFAAGFLGAIAAIFLTQLGVPFYYTIPIILVLGIVVGLFNGFLVAQIGIPSFVASLAGMLIFRGALLRVTENTGTIIVKDEHFNAIGNGFIPALAKVGGLNVLSLIFGVVIIVLYLLSELSKRRNKLKYKFEVVSDRIFVVKLIFVSAIIAYITWIIAGYNGFSWTVIIMLLIVVIYHFLTTQTVLGRHIYAVGSNPEAAHLSGISVKKITYIVFGSMGMLSALSGILFTARLQSATTTAGTLFELDAIAAAYVGGVSAAGGVGKVTGSIIGAIVMASLSSGMNLLGVGISYQYMIRGAVLAAAVIFDVMTRRKKR is encoded by the coding sequence ATGAATTTCTATAAAGAAGCCAGATCGCTCATTAAAGTGAACATCCGCGAATACGGCATGTACATTGCCTTGTTCGTCATTATGCTGACGTTCTCGATTTTAACGGACGGACTGTTCATGTCATCGCGCAATATCAGCAATCTGCTGGATGCGACCGGCTACATCGCCGTGCTTGCGGTTGGGATGACGCTCGTCATCGTCATTAGGCATATCGATTTATCCGTCGGATTCGCGGCTGGGTTTCTAGGGGCGATTGCGGCGATATTTCTAACGCAGCTCGGCGTGCCATTCTATTATACGATTCCCATTATCCTGGTGCTTGGCATCGTGGTAGGCTTGTTCAACGGATTCTTGGTCGCCCAAATCGGCATTCCATCGTTCGTCGCTTCCTTGGCCGGGATGCTGATCTTCAGAGGCGCGCTGCTGCGGGTGACGGAGAATACCGGAACCATCATCGTCAAGGACGAGCATTTCAATGCGATCGGCAACGGTTTCATTCCCGCGCTTGCCAAGGTGGGCGGCTTGAACGTGCTCTCCTTGATCTTCGGGGTCGTCATCATTGTGCTCTATCTCTTAAGCGAGTTGTCCAAGCGGAGAAATAAACTGAAATACAAATTCGAAGTTGTGTCGGACCGTATTTTCGTGGTGAAATTAATATTCGTCTCGGCGATCATCGCTTATATAACATGGATTATTGCCGGCTATAACGGCTTCTCTTGGACGGTCATTATCATGCTGCTGATCGTCGTTATTTACCACTTCCTGACGACGCAAACCGTGCTCGGACGGCATATTTACGCGGTAGGAAGCAATCCGGAAGCGGCGCATCTCAGCGGGATCAGCGTGAAGAAAATCACGTATATCGTGTTCGGCTCCATGGGCATGCTGTCAGCGTTATCCGGCATTCTATTCACGGCGCGGCTGCAATCTGCAACGACGACGGCAGGTACGTTGTTCGAGCTTGACGCCATCGCAGCGGCTTATGTCGGCGGCGTATCCGCTGCCGGCGGAGTGGGCAAGGTGACCGGCTCCATTATCGGCGCGATCGTCATGGCGTCGCTTTCCAGCGGGATGAACCTGCTCGGCGTCGGCATATCGTATCAGTACATGATTCGCGGCGCGGTACTCGCCGCGGCGGTGATCTTCGATGTTATGACGCGAAGGAAGAAGCGTTAA
- a CDS encoding sugar ABC transporter ATP-binding protein: MGTNMLEMKAISKSFTGVKALSNVNFQVEKGEIHCLIGENGAGKSTLMKVLSGVYPHGTYEGDIVFEGRVQSFSRISDSVKAGIAIIYQELALFPDLTVYENIFAGNEVKQGAFVNWNRTIVRAKEMLQKVKLNVNPETLIKDLGVGKQQLVEIAKSLSKNVKLLILDEPTAALNEDDSENLLQLLRELKKQGITCIMISHKLKEVIAIADKATVLRDGQTICTLDASKGEISESVIIKNMVGREIDDIYPKRAAYSFGEDVLDIRNWSAYDTRLGREVVKNVNLHVRKGEIVGIAGLMGSGRTELAQSIFGNPKSYRLKGELALGGVKSQFKHPRDAIDAGIAYVTEDRKGDGLFLIQDIKNNISAANLHEISSRGIINSNEEVKISNAYKQSLNIKAPSVEQIVGNLSGGNQQKVSLGKWLFVGPKLLILDEPTRGIDVGAKFEIYTIMNKLISEGMSIIMISSELGEVLGMSDRIYVMAEGRITGELSSDEADQEKIMHFATQ, from the coding sequence ATGGGTACGAACATGTTGGAAATGAAAGCCATCTCGAAGTCGTTCACGGGCGTCAAGGCGCTCTCGAACGTGAACTTTCAGGTGGAGAAGGGCGAAATTCACTGCTTGATCGGCGAGAACGGCGCGGGCAAGTCGACACTGATGAAAGTGCTGAGCGGTGTATATCCGCACGGCACGTATGAAGGCGATATCGTGTTCGAGGGCCGCGTGCAGAGCTTCTCCCGCATCAGCGACAGCGTGAAAGCGGGCATCGCGATCATTTATCAGGAATTGGCATTGTTTCCTGATCTGACGGTGTACGAGAACATTTTTGCAGGCAATGAAGTGAAGCAAGGGGCGTTCGTCAATTGGAATCGTACGATCGTACGGGCCAAGGAAATGCTTCAGAAGGTGAAGCTGAACGTCAATCCCGAGACGCTGATCAAGGATCTCGGCGTCGGCAAGCAGCAGCTGGTTGAAATCGCGAAATCGCTGAGCAAGAACGTTAAACTATTGATTCTAGATGAACCGACGGCCGCGCTCAACGAGGATGACAGCGAGAATTTGCTGCAGCTTCTGCGCGAGCTGAAGAAGCAGGGCATCACCTGCATCATGATCTCCCACAAGCTGAAGGAAGTCATCGCGATCGCGGACAAGGCGACCGTACTCCGCGACGGGCAGACGATCTGCACGCTGGACGCGTCCAAAGGCGAAATTTCCGAAAGCGTCATCATCAAAAACATGGTCGGCCGTGAGATCGATGATATCTATCCCAAGCGTGCGGCGTACAGCTTCGGCGAGGATGTGCTCGACATCCGAAACTGGTCTGCATACGATACTCGTCTCGGCCGGGAAGTCGTGAAGAACGTGAATCTTCATGTAAGAAAAGGCGAAATTGTCGGCATTGCCGGCTTGATGGGCTCCGGACGCACAGAATTGGCACAAAGTATATTTGGCAATCCGAAGTCGTATAGATTGAAGGGCGAGCTGGCCCTTGGCGGGGTGAAGAGCCAGTTCAAGCATCCGCGGGATGCCATCGATGCAGGCATCGCATACGTGACGGAGGACCGGAAGGGTGATGGACTGTTCCTGATCCAAGACATCAAGAACAATATCTCGGCCGCGAACCTGCACGAGATTTCCAGTCGGGGCATCATCAACAGCAACGAAGAAGTGAAGATCTCGAACGCGTATAAGCAATCGCTGAACATCAAGGCGCCTTCCGTGGAGCAGATTGTCGGTAATTTGAGCGGCGGCAATCAGCAGAAGGTGTCGCTCGGCAAGTGGCTGTTCGTTGGTCCGAAGCTGCTCATTCTCGACGAACCGACTCGCGGTATCGACGTTGGCGCCAAATTCGAGATTTATACGATCATGAACAAACTCATCAGCGAGGGCATGAGCATCATCATGATTTCATCCGAGCTTGGCGAGGTGCTCGGCATGAGTGACCGCATCTACGTCATGGCAGAAGGCCGGATTACAGGCGAGCTCTCAAGTGACGAAGCGGATCAGGAAAAAATCATGCATTTTGCAACGCAATAG
- a CDS encoding sugar ABC transporter substrate-binding protein, whose translation MGKGLKRISLVLVIMIFAAVVAACGKGGSKVSVGIVLPTKDEPRWVQDEQRFKDALDGTKYTTDILFSQGSSAKEKENVETLINKGIQVLIICPQDGDAAAAAVESAKKAGVKVISYDRLITKTDAVDYYVTFDSVAVGAAQAKYLVDHAKGSGEPLYLYAGAASDNNAFLFFQGAWSVLQPKIADGTFKIANSSEAVALKDMADLSREQLSKIIGQVTTNWDANEAKNKAQTHLTAAADDMKGDVAILAPNDGTARSIADVFGSDKAVTSYVVTGQDAEKASVQYVIDGHQSMTVFKDVRSLVKDAMGMAIAILDGNTPQTTGSYNNGKIDVKAKQTDVIVVDKDNVKAKLIESGYYEAKDFKGL comes from the coding sequence ATGGGAAAAGGTTTGAAACGGATCTCGCTGGTGCTCGTGATTATGATCTTCGCGGCTGTCGTCGCAGCTTGCGGTAAGGGTGGAAGCAAGGTCAGCGTGGGGATCGTGCTGCCGACGAAGGATGAGCCGAGATGGGTGCAGGATGAGCAGCGCTTCAAGGATGCGCTGGACGGCACGAAATATACGACGGACATTTTGTTCAGCCAAGGCTCTTCCGCGAAAGAGAAAGAGAACGTCGAGACGCTGATTAACAAAGGCATTCAAGTACTGATCATTTGTCCACAGGACGGCGACGCTGCCGCAGCGGCCGTCGAGTCGGCGAAGAAAGCCGGCGTCAAGGTCATCTCCTACGACCGTCTTATTACGAAGACGGACGCAGTCGACTACTATGTGACGTTCGACAGCGTGGCTGTCGGCGCAGCGCAAGCCAAATACCTCGTTGATCACGCTAAGGGCAGCGGCGAACCGCTTTACTTGTACGCCGGCGCTGCTTCCGACAACAATGCATTCTTGTTCTTCCAAGGCGCATGGTCCGTGCTGCAGCCGAAGATTGCGGACGGCACGTTCAAAATCGCCAACTCCAGCGAAGCGGTCGCACTGAAAGACATGGCGGATCTGTCCCGCGAACAGCTGAGCAAAATCATCGGCCAAGTCACGACGAACTGGGATGCCAACGAAGCGAAAAACAAAGCGCAAACGCACTTGACCGCGGCGGCGGACGACATGAAGGGCGATGTTGCGATCCTGGCACCAAACGACGGCACCGCGCGTTCCATTGCCGATGTATTCGGTTCCGACAAAGCCGTGACCAGCTACGTGGTAACTGGCCAAGATGCGGAGAAAGCATCCGTACAATACGTTATCGACGGCCATCAGTCCATGACGGTGTTCAAAGACGTGCGCAGCCTCGTGAAGGACGCGATGGGCATGGCGATCGCCATCTTGGACGGCAATACGCCTCAAACGACCGGTTCCTACAACAATGGCAAGATCGACGTGAAAGCGAAGCAAACCGATGTCATTGTCGTCGACAAAGACAACGTGAAAGCGAAGTTGATCGAATCCGGCTATTACGAGGCCAAGGATTTCAAGGGTCTGTAA
- the xylF gene encoding D-xylose ABC transporter substrate-binding protein produces MGHSWLTGLFAAALLALLAACASGGDGETIGQPPAANGAANKAGVNQKTKQLVIGLSLDTLLEERWKKDRDLFKAAVEQLGAEVDVEAANGDDVKQIEQAESMISRGVDVLVVVPHDAEVSAAIVAKAHQAGIKVISYDRLIVNADVDLYVSFDNEKVGELQAGAIVAQVPRGNYVLIEGADTDNNAHMFKQGQMNILKPLVDKGDIQIVYDQFTKEWKPSNAFENMKTALKANNNAVNAVMAANDGTAGGAISALAAQHMAGRIPVSGMDAELAAAQRIVEGTQAMTVYKPIRKLAERAAYLAVQMAKGEQVSTDKTVFNKKVDVPAILLEPIAVNKANMDTTIIADGFHSREEVYRQVDQGK; encoded by the coding sequence ATGGGACATAGCTGGTTAACGGGATTATTCGCGGCGGCGCTGCTTGCGCTCTTGGCAGCTTGCGCTTCGGGCGGGGACGGAGAGACGATCGGTCAACCGCCTGCCGCGAATGGAGCGGCAAATAAAGCGGGCGTCAATCAGAAGACCAAGCAGCTGGTCATCGGGTTATCGCTTGACACGCTGCTTGAGGAGCGATGGAAGAAGGACCGGGATTTGTTCAAAGCGGCAGTCGAGCAGCTTGGTGCCGAGGTTGACGTCGAAGCGGCGAACGGCGATGACGTGAAGCAGATCGAACAGGCGGAGAGCATGATATCGCGAGGCGTCGACGTCTTGGTCGTCGTGCCCCATGACGCCGAGGTATCGGCGGCGATCGTTGCGAAGGCCCATCAGGCGGGCATCAAAGTCATCTCTTATGACCGGCTCATCGTCAATGCCGATGTAGACCTGTACGTCTCGTTCGATAACGAGAAGGTCGGCGAGCTGCAGGCGGGTGCGATCGTTGCGCAGGTGCCGCGGGGCAATTACGTGCTGATCGAAGGAGCGGATACGGACAATAATGCGCATATGTTCAAGCAGGGGCAGATGAACATTCTAAAGCCGCTCGTCGACAAAGGAGATATTCAAATTGTCTACGATCAATTCACGAAGGAATGGAAGCCGTCGAATGCGTTCGAGAACATGAAGACGGCGCTGAAGGCGAACAATAACGCGGTTAATGCCGTCATGGCGGCGAATGACGGGACGGCCGGGGGCGCGATCTCAGCACTGGCCGCGCAGCATATGGCGGGGCGAATCCCCGTATCCGGGATGGATGCCGAGCTCGCCGCCGCGCAGCGGATCGTGGAAGGCACCCAGGCCATGACGGTATACAAACCGATTCGTAAGCTGGCCGAGCGGGCGGCCTATCTCGCCGTTCAGATGGCGAAGGGCGAGCAGGTCAGCACGGACAAAACCGTCTTCAACAAGAAGGTCGACGTGCCCGCCATCCTGCTCGAGCCGATCGCGGTTAATAAGGCAAATATGGATACGACGATTATCGCGGACGGATTTCACAGCCGGGAAGAGGTGTACCGGCAAGTGGACCAGGGCAAGTAA